One Molothrus aeneus isolate 106 chromosome 6, BPBGC_Maene_1.0, whole genome shotgun sequence genomic window carries:
- the ITPKA gene encoding inositol-trisphosphate 3-kinase A, whose amino-acid sequence MRASGRRSWSAARQAPGADPAMEPRAGLHSSPELSRAKRLTVGELCSLFEARCAAVAAAAARQLPDRPKRGCRPPNGVLPPVIPRLTVTAEESEEAQGSPQARPARPEGGGLRTGSSLHLQSRRLSNSSISSTGSSSLLEDSEDDVLSDTECRSQGIVHLEHGEDTGQSPVSDAQNKILPGISQQKKAWHTIKTMVNLPVISPFKKRYSWVQLAGHTGNFKAADSGKILKRFSENEKECFERLMKDPLRSCVPCFHGVVERDGESYIQLDDLLTDFEGPSVMDCKMGIRTYLEEELTKAREKPKLRKDMYKKMIEVDPLAPTAEENAQHAVTKPRYMQWRETISSSANLGFRIEGIKKADGTCNTNFKTTKTQEQVLQVFAEFIEGNTTILKKYLKRLQEINVILESSDFFKRHEVVGSSLLFVHDGSGNANVWLIDFGKTTLLPDGQTLDHRIPWQEGNREDGYLLGLDNLIGILESITER is encoded by the exons ATGCGCGCCTCCGGCCGCCGCTCCTGGAGCGCAGCTCGGCAGGCGCCCGGCGCCGACCCCGCCATGGAGCCCCGCGCGGGGCTGCACAGCAGCCCGGAGCTCAGCCGGGCCAAGCGGCTGACCGTGGgggagctctgctccctcttcGAGGCTCGCTGCGCCGCcgtcgccgccgccgccgcccgtcAGCTGCCCGACCGGCCGAAGAGGGGCTGCCGACCCCCGAACGGGGTTCTGCCGCCCGTCATCCCCCGGCTCACCGTCACCGCCGAGGAGAGCGAGGAGGCGCAGGGCAGCCCCCAGGCGCGGCCGGCGCGGCCGGAGGGCGGTGGGCTGAGGACGGGCAGCTCGCTGCACCTGCAGTCCCGCCGACTGTCCAACTCCTCGATCTCCTCCACCGGCTCCTCGTCCCTCCTGGAGGACTCGGAGGACGACGTGCTGAGCGACACGGAGTGTAGGAGCCAGGGCATCGTGCACTTGGAGCACGGCGAGGACACCGGCCAG tctcCTGTGTCAGAtgctcaaaataaaattttaccaGGCATTTCCCAGCAG aaaaaagcaTGGCATACAATTAAAACCATGGTTAACTTACCAGTCATCAGCCCCTTCAAGAAACGCTACTCATGGGTGCAGCTGGCTGGGCATACAG ggaatttcaAGGCAGCTGATAGTGGGAAGATTCTGAAACGCTTCTCAGAGAATGAAAAGGAGTGTTTTGAGCGATTGATGAAGGATCCATTACGCTCCTGCGTCCCTTGCTTCCATGGCGTGGTGGAGAGAGACGGCGAGAGCTACATCCAGCTGGATGACTTGCTCACTGATTTTGAAGGGCCAAGTGTGATGGACTGCAAGATGGGGATCAG AACATACCTGGAGGAAGAGCTGACTAAGGCCCGAGAGAAACCAAAGCTGCGTAAGGACATGTACAAGAAAATGATTGAAGTGGATCCTCTTGCTCCCACGGCAGAAGAGAACGCCCAGCATGCTGTCACCAAACCCCGGTACATGCAGTGGAGAGAAACCATCAGCTCCAGTGCCAACCTGGGCTTCAGGATTGAAGGAATTAAG AAGGCGGATGGAACATGTAACACAAACTTCAAAACAACAAAGACACAGGAGCAAGTTCTACAGGTTTTTGCGGAATTCATTGAGGGCAACACAACTATTCTG aaAAAATACCTCAAACGTCTGCAGGAAATCAATGTCATTCTGGAATCCTCGGACTTCTTCAAGCGACATGAG GTTGTAGGAAGTTCACTACTTTTTGTACATGATGGCAGTGGGAATGCCAATGTGTGGCTGATCGATTTTGGAAAGACCACCCTTCTTCCTGATGGGCAGACACTGGATCACCGGATCCCCTGGCAGGAAGGCAACAGGGAGGATGGGTACTTGTTGGGATTGGACAATTTGATTGGCATCTTGGAAAGCATCACTGAAAGATGA